The nucleotide sequence GATGATAAAATTGTCCaactccatacattatatggaatatgagctgatgatcaagaacttgtgaggaacttggcatcattagcagccgcccctacattaccttctcctctcttctctgttatgatgccttgatgctctaagttcaagatcagatgatgattgacatgtttctaaggcctctaccactgctactactctttttttatatattgttattttataggactactttggtttatagccctttttgatttcttataccttctcgcgtacctaaagcatactttcttgcatctattagaataaAGCACGAAATAATGTCACAAACactagacagtgcagcccgatgccccaagcataatgagcacccaaccaatgaggagcaagcactagaggaccagctaactcaggagtagttcgataacaagttagaaaaggatctagaagtgatgcttactcaggagcaatgtgacaaggaggaagggggagcagaaggaagagtaggagaggctgttgaaggcgaagaagaagaagatgacttagaagagggatatgaaagtcctgaggatcctttcccacatgaagccagaaggaggccaacggaggaacatttagacaaggattttgacctgaacgaggaggtagggaaaaaactttagcttgtaaattttgctaaagctttggctgtgttacctctgctaacactttgacctgtcatatatacaggtccctcctgaaacttggaaaagacaacatcgacatccgtgacatctcgctggacaagacggagtagaggaaaggagagcagaggcaacagccacagagacggatcacgatgcctctgctccacaaactcaagacacaaccacgactaccaagtctaagaggaaatgaggggatagaaaaggaaatctatatccagataaggcatgctatgtgataatggatgTCGGACCAGCAAGGGAGATCCTTGAgctaaaggaattaagaggaaaattctgtaatgcgatcggggccctagtaaaagataaattgaacccagcaatccctaactggaaagaggtaccagagaacacaaagaatgcactataggataggcagctgaaggtcaattttagatttccggagggtaagcacgaattgatAAAAAAATGCTATTATGATGATGgaagagtcattccgacgttggaggacggagctcaacacgaagtatatccaaaaggggttaacttccTTTaatgagtttggcaaaataactcctagtcaatgggagaagctcgtggcttagaagacttcaccaaaggcattggagcttagtgcccgtaacaccgagctggtgaagaggaacaaacaccaccatcatctaggcctcagtggctactatgccaaggaagaatagtttaggaagatggacgaagaggccacaactgctgggaatatcaatgtgatgaatttgaaggtacgctcaaggaactggatatatgcgaggagtacagaatcatccgacagtaatcttaagtttgataagccagagacccaagagacggtatcaaggatactgaaatatgctgaagacaaggagaagggctcattcaatccttccagagagagggacgagcttagccttggcttgggaaacaaggagcacatgggccgcaccagagggctagggaaaaggatgacctggaagcaaggattcgaagaggacaggcacatgtacaagaaacatggtcgagactgggagactagtcttgagctccaagtgaaggctctagttgcgaaggcgctagaggagcaaggactgtctatggagccacggatattagagaCGCCGCCgagagaactagcattagttgacAGCCCTCCGAaaattcctagcagccaaggttccactacagccacaaccccagttgatcgcatacgggaaccaactacttgcaccttggtgtttctcagcggccagcagaacactgtgatggaggtggcaacgggtgtggcacatcctcctagtggcttacaccacaataataagatatctctggactacactagggtcgaggtgcatacagtgaagcccgagtttatgcagtggaggatagactatgcaactcctgaggggctggtgttactcggagacgttatggggcagttcatcctctagcacaaacgggacattatattggctgcttcttcgccgcccccctctcccaaatttggagcgagttgttgaggtcggagaGATATTTTTACCGTCTTGTGACCCCcatattcctgagatgccacattcttctccgccttctagcgagcatgtgcctgatgagatgccacaaccttctccagctcgtaccgagcaagtgcatcaagACATACTACAGTCTTCTCAaccagcacagccgatacatgaacaatgagtgcctcctgaagaagctgcagcacaagaagatgaagacGTGCCTGAaagggaacttcgaaagaagcatccaatcaccataaggccagtttatgttccgatcaaagacgtctcgtcggtgtccaagtggtattcccatgaccagctcaaacctgagaaccaagttaaaaaagttccATCACGaagttctgaggaggccatcactagcaaactccaccaaattacaaagcagtatccaaatattgatgccatcaaatggtcaaaggattgcccaaaaatatatgaaagaggcaagctctTCCTACtaaactgggacatccagcgcctaccacttggaatgagaaggttccatgattggtacttgcgtgttctcccaacgagcatagatatcatacaagcatgctttcccaccggcacatttggaagcccagttggaaaaattgtctttgacttcaatgacatgtaaacatgctttcacctaggagaaatggagatgaatctaatttgcacgtggtgcctgtaagtccttgtcctctcgatatgatatgaatgtaatctttgaattttgttgtaactaacccacgccatgatttatagaatgcaagtgcatatTGTTAAACAAATGCTAAGTGTAAAAGTCGGATATGTGgatcctcaagctatagcccaaacaaatttcaattaccctaaacggtggacacttgatgccaaagagctagctgatgcaaagactcttcgggagaaagagcatatCCGTACGgtaaaactaagggaagagtcccttaaggttacggcatacattgccctgactTTCAAAAagctccaacaacactctactatatggctaccatacaacttcgagtaagctcaactctatacttaaagctttgttcgatatattttattcgatgcaaaagagcttatctagttctatgattaaattcatgcaacaaccactggatttgtatagccgtcgatgttgggaggagcatggcatgggtctttgattcattagataaggacccggcgacatacaaagacttcatatcgattctcaagacgtatacatatcggcaatcctcattagcttatatgtttgtatacatatttgcaacgttcacttttggatactaacaagttgtatttgctaaaataattcgaacagggcatttaggttctatgtcactaatcattatggaaggcatgatccacaaggaagaaaaagctggctataaaaatactatgtgcggtaagtgtaacttacttcttcagtactccattacatggctgtcaaaagcattacttaacattttcatatgcaaaacacacagtgccccaaacagaagcctgggagtgtacattgtggatactatatatgttctataatgagtaacaccggtgcctacaggagacactccttaagggtaagtttgaatctcttcacccgtagtataaaaacttcataaatggtatgaaatattaaaccgaaacttgttctcttatagtggagagaagagaaaggaatgaaaagagacacatacaaggatgaccaagtcTTAGAACTCGTCGGTGATCTTTACAACTTCATATTgtaccagattgtacacgtcagaggcgcctaccatgaccgagagtctgagttaggtataaatcctcagtaccaacaccttcgtgagactgaaagactagctctaggacgttgataacaatgtgtatggaatttatatatttaatgatggattgtatatattcttgtgaatttgacttgtaattgtagtttatagaatactcttgtgcttgtagtcacggtcgcggggcgttcggcaacgcgaacacggttcggaacgctggtcgcgggggcgttcggcaacacgaacgcggttcgAAATATTGGTCAtgaggcgttcggcaacgcgatcgcggttcagaacgttggtcgtggcacgtttggcaacgcgattttgaattgtaaatttaattttttttgcggaaaaacgtactgtagggcgATTCTAGAttaaaccgcccctataaatacatgtttgtaggggcgactggtaatacgagccgtccctacaaatctatttataggggcggctggtaatacgacccgcccctacaaatcgatttgtaggggcggctggaaacaccagccgcccctacaaatacatgatttgtagagacccttgcgtagaggtggctgggcaaaccgcccctacaaatggtctacaaccgtCTCTAAAAAACCCTTTTTGACGTAGTGATACCAACGGGCACGATGATAATTAGGAGCACGGCTATAGAGAGATTCTTTCCTAAATGCGGTtgtttttctttttgtagaagtTTTTGTATGTCGAAGAAAAAACGAGCGAGCAGGTTGATGGACGATCGAGTGAACATACGATCCTATATGCGTAGTGTGTTCCACCGGAAGCATGAACATACGATCCTATCCCCTAGTGTTTTCCAACAGAAGCTGGCCGGCCGGTCGCAAAGCTGAGCCTGCACTGGCCATGGTGGCAGGCGCTAGCTGGCTCGTCACCAAAGCGCCAAAGGTTGCAGCTGGAGACAAATTTGaatgccggaggaggaggaggcagcgccAACATAGTAATGAACAAAGAACGAACAAATCCTGAAGTAGTACAATACAATCTCTGTCGAAGAACACGTATACGGCTGAGTGGTGGTAACTACCGTCGGTCGTCGGATCACTCACTCTCTGACCCTTGGGAACAGGCACCTGTACATCCTGGACATGAAGGACCTCTCGGCCTTCCTCTTCCCGTGTCGCCGCGCGCGTGGTGCCGCCGCCGCGTGGTCAGGCGCCAGCAGCTTCGTTGGCGGCTGCACGGACGGCGGCGCGGGGGCGGTCCTGCTGGCCTCCTCCCGGTGGCGCTTCACCTTCTCGAACTGCACCGTGAAGCCCTGCGCCGCCATCGCCGCGTTCTGCTCGTCCCAGACGCCGAACCTCGGCACGGCCGACGGCTTAGGGCGCCGCGGCAGCAGCGGCGGGGCCGGGTGGTGgtggcgcggcggcgacggcgacggcgaggcggAAGCTGCCCTCGGCGcaccgtggtggtggtggtgattgtGGTGGTATtgggcgccatggccgccgccttgCGGCTGTGGCGGGAAGCTGACGTTGTTGTTATCGTTGCTGATGTACCTGGGCTGGTACGGCCTTGGCGGCGAGAACTTGCTGCCGCGGCTGCTGGCCTTGGACGCGGCATTGCTGCCGTTGCTCCCGGTCCGGCGGTGGTACCCGTGCCCGGGGTGCGGCTGCGGCGCGTGGCCGTGCGAGCTCGGCGGCCGGGAAGGAACGTTCCTGGCGCTGAGATTCTCGTAGTGCTCGTAGGGGTCGAAGTCGTAGTCGTAGCCGGCAGCAGGCGCGTGGCCGTGCGAGCCTGGCGGGCGGGAGGGCACGTTCCTGCTGCTGAGGCTGTCGTAGTGCTCGTACGGGTCCAAGTCGTAGCCGGCACCGGCCACTACCGGCGCCGGCGCCCTGGCTGCGGCGGCGGGCTGGGCGTGGCCGTGCGAGCTCGGCGGGCGTGACGGCACCTTCCTGCTGAGGCTCTCGTAGTGCTCGTACGGATCGAAGTCGTAGCCTCCGTTGCCGCCGGCAGAAGGCTTGGGAGCGGGCGCCGGCGGGGCCTTGTTGTTTCGCACCTTCTCGAAGAAGACGGTGTAGCCGATGTTCTCGGCGTCCCAGGGGCCGAACTTGGGCACCACGGCGTGCCCGGCCTGCATTCAATCACGCACGAGTCTCAAATGAACAGTTGCTGCAAATTCGAAGATTGGACACTACGGTTAAAAACACAATCTTCGATGCCATCACAATTTTCTTATCTACGAATTTGCATTTTTATTTTAAGAaaaggaaaacacaaagaagTATGGCTAcgtcaaaaatgaaagttgtactaCGTGTTAACCAACTACTGGTACTAGCAGCATTTGCCTTAAACACCAAGAGAACAGCACATGACAGGACAGTGCATGGACAGCTCCCTGCTGCTTAACACCGACGACAGAAATAATACATGCGTGCGAGCAGTGGCACGTCACAGACGAAACAGCTACAGCTAGTGCAAATCTTTATatttagggcgtgtttagtttccacatatttttgcgcagtacccatcacatcaaatcttatggcacatgcatggagtaccaaatgtagacgaaaaaaaactaattgcacagttgggtgagaaatcgcgagacgaaactttcgaacctaattagttcataattagatactaattgtcaaatacaaacgaaagtgctatagtagccaaaacccaaaaatttttgcatctaaacgcgcccttacaTATGAAACCTGCACCAAAAAACTGGCCGATGAGCGTGGCCACGTCACCAGCTGTTCCCGGCTGTCGGATCGGACACGTGAACGGCCTAGAGCGTGCGAGGCGTGGTTTTTTGCAAACAAACCCTCGAACTTTAGTCGAATCAACCCGTAGTCCAGACCTCCTCTCAAgtttttttgcaaaaaagccCTCGAAATTTACCaaaatcaacccgcaatccaggCCTTTTGAATGGGCCGGCCTGCCTCCCGCTCGGGCCTGTTTCCCGCCGAACCTGGGCCTTACTTGGCCGAATTCAGCCCGACGACATTTTTCTAATTTCCTGCGAATTTGTTATTTATCTAAAACGATTGAAATTTTGTAAATAACataataaaacaaataaaaatttaaaaatgtCAAACCAAGTTTGTTGAACTCTACACAACTAGCACTGCACTGTAAACACATAACATCACATGTTTTAGTGTAATTTTTTGCTATTAATGTGGATCTAGATTTCTCAGgagttttctaaaaaaattaataGAGTTAGTTTCTTTATTCaaattgctatgaaatttttatgctaGCTTACCCATAACACACATAAAATAAAACAATTGAGTGATTCTACCGGCTTCACGATCCTATATATACAATTCTTAATTTCACAATGATGGGTGTCGTGCATAGTTCTTAATTGAAAAAAAAAGAGACTCCAGCTATTATCCTCTGTAATGGCAACGATCAACATCAACTCCATTGATATGTATAATTATATTGTACTACTACTATTTATTCTCCACAGAAGCTAAGTTATACTAATTACAATATAATTATTAGCTTCAGGATACAAGCACCACACAGGACCACGCGGCAAGGCCACGCTACTTTCTAGTCAGGTACCTCAATGGTGCATCGCAAATAATATAATCTAGGAGTACTCGCTTAGCTGAAACTCAGCCTCCAGGGCCAGGGGTACGTAGGCTAAACTGAACTCATCCATCCGGACCGGATGCACGCAATCCACTCGTGCCAATGCAACCATCGTCCGTAACGACGGCAGACGACGGGTGCATCGTGCAAGTCGCCCTCCCGTGTGAATTGTGATCGAGGACTGAGGAGCCGCCGCGACGTCTGGCACGTACTCCTCGTCGCTGCTCGCTGGTTTCCGTTTCCCGTGTGCTCGAGCCTCGAGCTCGACCGCCATCCACCAACGGCAGCGGGCTTGGAGTCCGGAGCAAGGGCCAAGGGCGCGCGGCGCGGCACATGGGTGGGTGGCCTCGTGATGACTACGCGAGCGGCGAGCCGTCCAATGCAAGCACGGGATCACACGCCAtgtgccggcggcgccgcctggGAAAGTCAGGCGCGGCGCCCCCATGTTCAGATACTAGGGCCCAGTTTAGAtgcaatttttttttgcaaaatgaacaCTGTAGCagttttgttgttatttggtaattagtgtccaatcatagtctaattaggcttaaaagattcgtctcgtggatttcgtctaaactgtgtaattagttttattttttatttatatttaatgcttcatgcatgcgttttcgtattcgatgtgacggggaatcttgaaaaatttggcgttttgggagggaactaaacagggcctagggtatgtttagattgcaaaaaatttcaacctgatgaatagtaacatttttgtcttatttgataaatattgtctaattgtggaccaactaagctcaaaagattcatctcgtgatttcgaactaaactgtacaattagttatttttttatctacatttaatgctccatgcaagcggctaaaaattgatgtgatggagagagagtgaaaaaacttgaatttgaaatctaaacaaggcctagcaaTGATTGAATTTGGATGCGTCCAAGCGAAGTATGTACAGGTGACACGGTGGTGGTCAGATATTGGCTGTTACCCATGCTCTTACGCCTTGCTGAAATGCTGAATAATCATGGTGACTGAGCACTCATCAAACTCCCCGCCCAGAAGCCGGCACCAAAGCAGACCAATATACCTATTAGACTATCTCCAAAGGATGATCTATATGaagacccaaacccaaaatgggtcgTGGATGTTACTGTATTAGCCTCCAACAGAATATCTATATGCGAGACATATTTTAGGTTACagcagaggcacaacccaaatatgagtatcctctctcctgtagACTCATTTACATAAAGGGTTCTCTTTTGGGTTCTGTTgctggagaagaccaaaaatggATATTGAACCATTTGcatgtagcgctacccaaacatggaatgggtcttgtattttgggtgatgTTGTTAGAGATAGTCTTAAGAGCAGATGAACCACATCTCGACGTCCAAACACGACGAAGCTTGAAAAATATTGCTCATGAAGAAGATAGGGTTCCTGGCACCACAAGGACCGATTTCCTCAGTGGCCAAGCGTTCGTACGACTCGTACTTCTAGGGCACCCTATCGGTAGCAAACGTCGAGCCTCTCGATGAGTTGTTCCTAGCATCTAGGGCGATGACTGGTGGAACAGCTCGCCGACCTTCGCCCATGGCACCATAGGCCCACGCGTAGTTTAGGTTTATTCCAATGGATCCCAAGGTTTTCATAGTCAAAATGTAGTCGCTTTGAGGTAACTGTCAGCCAGGGGACGGTCTCTCGTGTATTTTATAACTTCTGTCTTATGATACGTAATGCTCTTGCCtatttaagaaaaaaaaaacaatgaccATCACCAAACCGAACTAACCTCGCATGGATGATGGATGCATAAGGTGGCAATCATCATCAGCAACATGGGGGCACATGGGCAGGGTTCCGGGCTGGAAGGAGCCAAAGATGATCCCAATGTGAATTGTGGTCATCATGCAGCGTAGCACAGTACTCCTGTATCCTACTAGCTTCGTCGTAGTAGTAAAAACTGAAGGAAAAAAAACCACTTACGACATCATGCAGCAGCAGGCATGCATGGAGTAGTAGTAATGAAATAGACGGCATTAACACGCGTGCCCATGCTGCCATGCCGATGCCAGCCGGAGCAACCGTCCGTCCCAGTGCTATGCCAATGCCATCATTCTGGATGCAGGGACAAGCAAACGATGCCACCCAATTGAGGTGCCTAATCTATGGCCTATGGGAAATGTTACCTACAGCAGCCATGTTGTGTTACTTACAGCAGCCATGTTGTCGTTGGTGTGTGACTGTGTGCGCGCCTGGAGAAGGATTGGCTGGAGAGGAGGGCGACGACGACGGACGGACGAGGCCGGCCGGGCCCTACTGGTTGTTGCTGCACCACctccggtcctcctcctcctgaccTCCTCTCCGTTTGCCGCTCCCCCTTTCCTCCCTGTCAAGAGGAAAGAGAGGAGAACGCGCGCGGCGGGCGGCCGGGGGACGGAAGGAGAAGGCGAGGTGGGACGACGATGGATTTCCAAGGCAGGGCAGCGGTCGGAGTCTGCCGAGGAGACGCCTGTATGCTTGGGTTTGGTTGCGCAGCTGGGAGGTGCGAGCTATCAACAACTGAGCAGCTCCCTGGTTAGAGGCGCCCCAACCGGCCAACCGGCCGCCGGAGCAGCCAGACACGCACGGGCCCCAGCTAGCAGCAACCTTCGCAACTGCGGGTCCGCGGCgtgaggaaggagaggagaggagacagcTCAGGGCCTTAACACCTCCTCGCCTGCCCTGCCTACCTACCGAGGACAGGAAGCGAGGACCGAGGATGGACAGTGGTTGGCCGCTGCCCCGTCGTATCCTCGCTTTCATCTTGCTCTCTCGTGGTCGTGGCAGCTGGCCATGGCCTTGCCCCTCCGCCCTTGACGGCTTGACCTCCTCCTGCTCCCTTCTCCACCTGGGATCTCTGCAAATTAACCTACGCCCATCACAAATatactcgggggggggggggggggggggggggggggttcgtaCATGCGGTGTGAACATTGAAAAACATACATATGGGCTTCCTGATTGCTGATCCAATAAGCAAGCCTGTGCTGTGCGATCTTTCGTTTCAAAATGGGATTCCGTACATCCCAACTCATCAAATCTGGTAACTTTCAGCCCAACTTATATCGCATCTTCCTGGAAACAAGTTGGCGGCAATCTCGATTTCTCGAGGCTCCCGAGTATCAGGGTGTGATGGGTTGGTTACATGCCTGAAACCAATAAAAAATAGACGTACCCAGTGCAGCTCCTgctctgtgtggggtctgggAAAGGATGTCAGTGGCAAGCTTTAAccttgcctgtgcaatgcgagaagaccgcgaCTCGAGCCCGAAACCTTTCGGTCACCAAGCCCGCCCTTCACATGCCTGAAGCCAATGAACATAAAAAATTGCACGAGAAACTACTGCACATAATAAAGAAAGGGAAAACAGAAACAGAGCTCACTATATCTGACAAAATATAGAAGACGCAGCATAAGATGGTCATCAGGATGGCCATTAGTTCCCTGAAAGTTGGCGCTACAGTAAACCAGGGATAAGAGATGTTTTTGCAGTGCTGAATCGTAACCCCACACAAGTGGACGACTAAATTGTTGGGCCTACTGGAACAAGTGGCAAATCAAATTAATGACCCCAACAGGTTTTCATGGGGAAAGAATCAAACTACATGTCGGAGAGTGGAACACCAAACACAAAAGTATATTTGCCGTTGACAAAATCCTTAGCAACAAGCAAAATCAGCTCTCGAGGTGATAACTGCAAAGGTAAAATCTATCTATgttataataaaaaaaataacatATATTATGATGAAATCACAGGTCAAAGAAATAAACAAATTCAATAAGATTAATGATTTGTAGGAGAGGCAAATCTAGTACGTTCATTAAagcgtactccctccatcccagaaAAAGAAAGACACCATGGGATGCATACAGGTTAAACTTTCTCAACagaaaatgcgtgcaacatttatatttcCAAATACacttattatgaaagtatattaaaAAATCTATCTAATTATAATAATTATGCATTatgaatattagtatttttttatatataattagtcaAAGTCTAAAAAAAATTGATTTCTTGGGAAACAAGAACATCTTCTATTTCGGGACAGAAGAAGTAGCTAAGACCAGACATGGCAAAATAGATTTCATGACCATCTACATTGAACTCACAAATCACCAAGATAACTATCTAGATCAACAGTGGAGAAGCAAAACACCAACAGCATTAAATTACTGTAAGACATGTTTAACGTTAACGAGAAAAGAAATAAATCATTAAAATATGATTGCATCATTATTCAAAAAAAGAAACTCAAGTTTAAGATAACCATCTAGATCAACCGCAGAAGCAATACACCAACACCATCATAAAAAAACAGCATTAAATTATAATATTAACAAGAAAAGAAATAATATCCACTAGTAGTGATTAGTCACTAAAATATGGAAGCCATTGTTcagaaaaaacaaaataaactgcATAGTACAATTCTGATCAAAGTAATGAAATAAAAGCAAACCAGATGTATAACCTGCTCTACTTTTCAATAAATCAATAAATAATTATAACTTATCTTACAAAATTCTTCGGCCCTTCAACAGTAATGAGGTAATGTTACATTGTCTTTGAACCTTTGATCTGGATATTAGCAAGAAGAAACTGCTTTCAAGTGACACACTGACACCATAGCTACTTGTTTTAAGACTCGACAAACGAGTGCCTCTGACAAACAAGTTCCATGGAATTCTTGCACCTAGACTCCTTTCACAGATTGGCCCTCTACCCCCAGCAAATTAGCAGAGGGCATTGCAGTTTAC is from Miscanthus floridulus cultivar M001 chromosome 7, ASM1932011v1, whole genome shotgun sequence and encodes:
- the LOC136462917 gene encoding protein transport protein sec31-like isoform X1, which encodes MAANDGIGIALGRTVAPAGIGMAAWARVLMPSISLLLLHACLLLHDVAGHAVVPKFGPWDAENIGYTVFFEKVRNNKAPPAPAPKPSAGGNGGYDFDPYEHYESLSRKVPSRPPSSHGHAQPAAAARAPAPVVAGAGYDLDPYEHYDSLSSRNVPSRPPGSHGHAPAAGYDYDFDPYEHYENLSARNVPSRPPSSHGHAPQPHPGHGYHRRTGSNGSNAASKASSRGSKFSPPRPYQPRYISNDNNNVSFPPQPQGGGHGAQYHHNHHHHHGAPRAASASPSPSPPRHHHPAPPLLPRRPKPSAVPRFGVWDEQNAAMAAQGFTVQFEKVKRHREEASRTAPAPPSVQPPTKLLAPDHAAAAPRARRHGKRKAERSFMSRMYRCLFPRVRE
- the LOC136462917 gene encoding protein transport protein sec31-like isoform X2, whose amino-acid sequence is MLLMMIATLCIHHPCEAGHAVVPKFGPWDAENIGYTVFFEKVRNNKAPPAPAPKPSAGGNGGYDFDPYEHYESLSRKVPSRPPSSHGHAQPAAAARAPAPVVAGAGYDLDPYEHYDSLSSRNVPSRPPGSHGHAPAAGYDYDFDPYEHYENLSARNVPSRPPSSHGHAPQPHPGHGYHRRTGSNGSNAASKASSRGSKFSPPRPYQPRYISNDNNNVSFPPQPQGGGHGAQYHHNHHHHHGAPRAASASPSPSPPRHHHPAPPLLPRRPKPSAVPRFGVWDEQNAAMAAQGFTVQFEKVKRHREEASRTAPAPPSVQPPTKLLAPDHAAAAPRARRHGKRKAERSFMSRMYRCLFPRVRE
- the LOC136462917 gene encoding chromatin-remodeling ATPase INO80-like isoform X3, producing the protein MAAAGHAVVPKFGPWDAENIGYTVFFEKVRNNKAPPAPAPKPSAGGNGGYDFDPYEHYESLSRKVPSRPPSSHGHAQPAAAARAPAPVVAGAGYDLDPYEHYDSLSSRNVPSRPPGSHGHAPAAGYDYDFDPYEHYENLSARNVPSRPPSSHGHAPQPHPGHGYHRRTGSNGSNAASKASSRGSKFSPPRPYQPRYISNDNNNVSFPPQPQGGGHGAQYHHNHHHHHGAPRAASASPSPSPPRHHHPAPPLLPRRPKPSAVPRFGVWDEQNAAMAAQGFTVQFEKVKRHREEASRTAPAPPSVQPPTKLLAPDHAAAAPRARRHGKRKAERSFMSRMYRCLFPRVRE